Proteins from a genomic interval of Rubinisphaera italica:
- a CDS encoding TspO/MBR family protein, protein MPLSLFAVQLLLNIVWSWIFFGMHQPGWCICGDYHVVAVDFGNDDSLLQKAHSCRRFIGAVSDVGQNCERAERHDPAIESTSLME, encoded by the coding sequence GTGCCGCTGTCTTTATTTGCCGTTCAACTACTTCTGAACATCGTGTGGTCATGGATCTTCTTTGGAATGCACCAGCCGGGCTGGTGCATTTGTGGAGATTATCATGTTGTGGCTGTCGATTTTGGCAACGACGATTCTCTTCTTCAAAAAGCCCATAGCTGCCGGAGGTTTATTGGTGCCGTATCTGACGTGGGTCAGAATTGCGAGCGTGCTGAACGTCACGATCCGGCGATTGAATCCACCTCTTTGATGGAATAG
- a CDS encoding TspO/MBR family protein, with translation MLLAIAAWLVWQQAGFKAAKLPLTSFGVRMILNVAWSWIFFGMHQPGWAFTEIIVLWLAITTTMILFFKKSTFAGSMMVPYLTWGNFASVLKFMIW, from the coding sequence GTGCTGTTGGCAATCGCGGCATGGCTTGTTTGGCAACAGGCAGGATTCAAGGCTGCTAAGTTGCCTCTGACTTCATTTGGCGTTCGAATGATTCTGAATGTTGCCTGGTCGTGGATCTTCTTTGGAATGCATCAACCGGGATGGGCGTTTACTGAGATTATCGTCTTGTGGCTGGCGATTACGACGACGATGATTCTCTTCTTCAAAAAGTCCACGTTTGCCGGGAGCATGATGGTGCCATATCTGACTTGGGGCAATTTTGCGAGCGTGCTAAAATTTATGATATGGTAG
- a CDS encoding DUF1214 domain-containing protein — translation MPFLKHIPVVILCVMSTAAFASEPVNVLNYVRAETDMQFKGYAAKAGGVGKLLNFREVYSVENQTTIRGNRDTLYSFGVYDLAAGPVTVIKPESPDRFQSLLVIDQDEYNPVLKNGAGEVTLNIGNVGTRYVMVLIRTFCDPNSSEDMKKAHALQDAIQVQQDSPGKLELPEWDEASLVETRKILNALASKLDGVPEAFGPRGEVDPTQHLIGAAYGWGGNPQRGAMYFNVTPEKNDGKTAYTLTMPKDVPVQAFWSVTVYNNDGFFTPNDLNAYSFNGITSKPNEDGTVTIHFGGDPKATNYLPITEGWNYIVRCYLPGWQVIEGNWTPPTPQVAQ, via the coding sequence ATGCCGTTTCTAAAGCATATACCAGTTGTGATTCTCTGTGTGATGTCGACCGCCGCTTTCGCCAGTGAGCCAGTCAATGTGCTTAACTATGTCCGAGCTGAAACCGACATGCAGTTCAAAGGTTACGCTGCCAAGGCTGGCGGAGTGGGGAAGTTGTTGAACTTTCGCGAAGTGTATTCGGTCGAGAACCAGACGACGATTCGTGGAAATCGTGACACGCTGTACTCGTTCGGCGTCTATGACTTGGCAGCCGGGCCAGTGACGGTCATCAAGCCGGAATCGCCAGACCGATTTCAATCGCTTCTTGTGATTGATCAGGACGAGTACAACCCTGTGCTCAAGAACGGTGCCGGTGAAGTGACACTGAATATTGGTAATGTTGGCACACGGTACGTGATGGTACTCATCCGCACGTTTTGCGATCCAAACAGCTCGGAGGACATGAAGAAGGCCCATGCACTTCAGGATGCGATTCAAGTTCAGCAGGATTCTCCTGGAAAACTCGAACTGCCGGAATGGGACGAAGCCTCACTTGTTGAGACCCGCAAGATACTCAATGCACTGGCCTCGAAACTCGACGGCGTGCCAGAGGCCTTTGGTCCCAGGGGTGAAGTCGACCCCACCCAGCACCTGATTGGAGCTGCTTACGGCTGGGGAGGCAACCCACAGCGTGGGGCTATGTATTTCAACGTCACACCAGAGAAGAATGACGGTAAAACAGCATATACACTGACGATGCCCAAGGATGTTCCAGTACAGGCGTTCTGGTCAGTTACGGTCTATAACAATGATGGCTTCTTCACACCAAACGATCTTAATGCCTACTCATTCAACGGTATCACATCTAAGCCCAACGAGGACGGCACAGTAACAATCCACTTCGGAGGAGATCCGAAGGCAACGAACTACTTGCCAATCACTGAAGGCTGGAACTACATTGTTCGCTGCTACCTGCCTGGCTGGCAGGTCATTGAGGGCAATTGGACCCCGCCAACTCCACAGGTAGCCCAATGA